From a region of the Romeriopsis navalis LEGE 11480 genome:
- a CDS encoding CPBP family glutamic-type intramembrane protease, with protein sequence MTAKRLILSLMTFAMVFLVGADLASSWGKPQFASRLGLYENDLRLHTSEWQGSNAPQLARQVNQGKPREEALTAYQKIRDRAGKTFSQELSQIDKLRRSAEADRVLVADQTDRQVAKRNEQIEELTKSIDKQQVAIDELDLRIGILQAVQGNLTQAQQTWEPMLSKTNVIGKTAQSLSALWQDPPQPGDEAILKRGLDSWFRYAALAQNYTVTQQPNQLASLNEQEQAIAQSSVIKLGLTGGISIVSLVTGIGVLIFVIAQRALKGTDSILGGISEIRWDVKWDWEIVWQVLILGFFFMGQVLLPVMLGSVQSALGFTSATMTERSRAAWILLSYLGLAGGGIAVLYGSIKSHLPLDKNWFQFDPQAKWVRWGLGGYFAAFPMVVGISLLNQQIWQGQGGSNPILSIAAQNHDPIALGLIFFTAAIAAPIFEETLFRGFLLPSLTRYMPTWGAILLSGFIFAIVHLSLSEVLPLMALAIVLGFVYTKTQNLMASMLLHSLWNSGTLVALFLLGGSS encoded by the coding sequence ATGACTGCGAAACGCCTGATTCTCTCACTCATGACCTTTGCGATGGTCTTCCTCGTCGGGGCAGATCTCGCTTCGAGCTGGGGGAAACCGCAGTTTGCCAGTCGTCTCGGCCTCTACGAAAACGACCTACGGCTGCATACCAGCGAGTGGCAAGGCAGCAATGCTCCGCAGTTGGCCCGGCAAGTCAATCAAGGCAAACCGCGAGAAGAAGCGCTCACCGCCTATCAAAAGATTCGCGATCGCGCGGGTAAAACCTTCAGCCAAGAACTTTCACAAATCGACAAACTCCGCCGTAGTGCTGAAGCCGATCGCGTTCTCGTCGCGGATCAAACCGATCGTCAGGTGGCCAAACGCAACGAGCAGATTGAGGAATTAACCAAATCGATCGACAAGCAGCAAGTGGCGATCGATGAACTCGATTTACGCATCGGCATCCTGCAAGCCGTCCAAGGCAATCTCACCCAAGCCCAGCAAACTTGGGAACCGATGTTGAGTAAAACCAATGTGATTGGCAAAACCGCCCAGTCACTCAGCGCCCTCTGGCAAGATCCCCCGCAACCCGGCGATGAGGCCATCCTCAAACGGGGATTGGATAGTTGGTTTCGCTATGCCGCCTTGGCCCAAAATTATACGGTGACGCAGCAGCCGAATCAGCTAGCGAGCTTAAACGAACAAGAACAGGCGATCGCGCAAAGTTCAGTCATCAAGCTGGGGCTAACGGGGGGAATTTCGATCGTCTCCCTCGTCACCGGCATCGGTGTCTTAATTTTCGTCATCGCGCAACGAGCACTCAAGGGCACAGACTCCATCCTGGGAGGGATTTCCGAGATCCGTTGGGACGTGAAGTGGGATTGGGAAATTGTCTGGCAAGTGCTGATACTGGGCTTCTTCTTTATGGGCCAAGTGCTCCTGCCCGTCATGCTCGGCAGCGTTCAAAGCGCCCTTGGGTTCACCAGCGCTACGATGACCGAACGCAGCCGTGCCGCTTGGATTTTGCTCAGCTATCTGGGGCTCGCTGGGGGCGGGATCGCCGTACTATACGGTTCGATCAAATCCCATCTGCCGCTCGACAAAAACTGGTTTCAGTTTGATCCGCAAGCCAAGTGGGTGCGCTGGGGCTTAGGCGGGTATTTCGCTGCATTCCCCATGGTCGTTGGCATCTCACTGCTCAACCAGCAGATCTGGCAGGGACAGGGCGGCAGTAATCCCATCTTGTCGATCGCCGCCCAAAATCATGATCCGATCGCCCTGGGTCTAATTTTCTTCACAGCGGCGATCGCTGCACCAATTTTTGAGGAAACCTTATTTAGAGGGTTCTTATTGCCATCGCTGACACGCTATATGCCGACGTGGGGCGCGATTTTACTAAGTGGATTTATCTTCGCGATCGTTCATCTTAGTTTGTCCGAAGTCTTACCGCTCATGGCTTTAGCGATCGTCCTCGGCTTTGTCTATACCAAGACCCAAAACCTGATGGCCTCAATGCTGCTGCATAGCCTCTGGAACAGTGGCACCCTCGTCGCACTATTTCTTCTGGGTGGATCGTCATGA
- a CDS encoding PTPA-CTERM sorting domain-containing protein: MTMTSLRNRWTIAIFSAAAVNLGWLATPQSVSAMTFERLSFGGMGRLETQGTAIGSLAKIDFAELVNQSMTYGTPGGSAFGVEFVGGANTTTDIVVQDIDELEKTVTNPAAGPSQEVNRWERDWGAASIFQWLTGDDWTFTLNRMVLRESNHNGSVLPQDRDLTADVFGYFTFSDNTVLPNTNPGNALTAQADFVLSLDGDSYSANLSTIPTPAMLPGLFAMGLGAWRKSKLRRDSDSELGVK, encoded by the coding sequence ATGACGATGACTTCATTACGCAATCGCTGGACGATCGCGATATTTTCTGCCGCTGCCGTTAACCTTGGCTGGTTGGCCACGCCGCAATCGGTTTCAGCGATGACGTTCGAGCGATTATCCTTCGGTGGGATGGGCCGGTTGGAGACTCAGGGAACTGCGATTGGGAGTCTGGCGAAAATTGATTTTGCGGAACTCGTGAATCAGTCAATGACCTATGGCACGCCTGGTGGTTCTGCCTTTGGGGTGGAATTTGTGGGTGGTGCTAATACGACAACTGACATCGTCGTTCAGGATATTGATGAGTTAGAGAAGACCGTAACAAATCCGGCTGCGGGTCCGAGTCAGGAAGTGAATCGTTGGGAGCGTGACTGGGGCGCAGCTTCGATATTTCAGTGGTTAACTGGGGATGATTGGACCTTCACTTTGAATCGTATGGTGTTGCGAGAGTCAAATCATAACGGTTCGGTCTTGCCCCAAGACCGGGACTTAACGGCTGATGTGTTTGGTTATTTTACGTTTAGCGATAATACCGTTTTGCCGAATACTAATCCTGGTAATGCGTTAACTGCGCAGGCAGATTTTGTGTTGAGTTTGGATGGCGATTCCTATAGTGCCAACTTATCGACTATCCCGACCCCCGCGATGTTGCCAGGCTTGTTCGCGATGGGCCTGGGGGCGTGGCGCAAATCGAAATTACGTCGGGACAGTGACTCAGAATTGGGCGTGAAGTGA